Part of the bacterium genome, GACTTTGTACACCATTACCTACATCGGCCTGATGCTGGTTGATTTCATCTTAAAAGAAAAATTCGATATGCCTGATGGGATGATGGTTGTTTATATTGCTCTTGTAGGTGCCTATTCTGTCGAAAAGGAAGTTAAAAGATGGGTAGGACAGGAAGATCCTCCCCGAAAAGGATCAATATATGTTTATTTCTGGCTTCTGTTCTTTTTGATCGCCTTTGTAATGAGCAGTATCGACAAGGCTTTTGTTTTACCGAAAGACTTAACCGCTGTGGCACTTCAGGTATTGGGTATTTTCTTTGGATCAAAGGCATCCAAAAAGATTTATGAGGCTAGCGATAAGAAGCTTTCAAATGAAGAAAAGTACACTACTCGTGAAGAGCAAGTTTTGGCTGTTGTTAATGATAAGGGCAAAGTAACCCGCAAAGAAGTGGTAGAGATTCTCAAAGTTTCTGACAGTACCGCCGGACGAATACTGGCTGGAATGGAAAAAGTAGGCAAAATCAGCCAAGTGGGAGACTTTAAGGACGCTTATTACATCAAAAGCACCGGCTCCAAGCCCGAAAACAAATAAATAAGTAAATTCAGTTATTTATAAGTACAACCCAGTACTGCTCATATCTACCCAAATACAGCTCATTTATGACTCATCGCCTAAAAAGTGAGTAGTAAGTGCTACCCAATACTACTCATATACGGTTCAAATACGACCCAAACCAGCTTAAATACGGCTCGACTCGAATCATAGGTGACCTAATCCATGACATCGGCCAGCTTCGCTTCCAAAAGCTGGGAATTAAGGAAGAATCCCTCAGAATAGACCGCTTCTTTGTCGGTTAGGGTAGGATGATAGAAGATATCCGAAACATACCGCTGATACATGTCGGTTTTGTAGGTTTTAATGATGATGAACGGCAGGTTTTTGAGCTTTTCCTCCACAAAGGCTTTGGCTTGATCGGCTCGATTAGGAGTAACAGCTTGTTTAACCAGTTCGGCAGTATTGATTCCACGAAAACGCGTGCGAACATTAAGCCAGACTTCAAAGCCTAAATCGATGCGGACTAAAAGTGTATCGCCATCCACCACATGTTCAACAATAGCTTTGTAAGTATGAAGGGGACTAACAGGACGAGCTAAAGCTGTAGTTTCCTGTGGCGCTGGAAGTTGCCTAAGATTGAAATAATCTTTTTGAATAGCTTTGCGTAGCTGGTCACGACTCCAGTTCTGTTGCGACGCTGTTACGACGTAAAAATCACGCTCTTTTGTATCTTTGAGCGACAGCAACTCTACAAAATGAGACCAACTGAGAACAGAACCTTTAGTATCAGGAACACCTTTAGGCCACAGAGTGTAAAACTGCTGGATACGGTAAAGAAGACTAACCTCCATGTTGAGGTCGGCGGCCAGTTGCGCCAGCAACGCGGCCGAATTGG contains:
- a CDS encoding DeoR family transcriptional regulator, encoding MNWKEKFRDVLSPLLTLYTITYIGLMLVDFILKEKFDMPDGMMVVYIALVGAYSVEKEVKRWVGQEDPPRKGSIYVYFWLLFFLIAFVMSSIDKAFVLPKDLTAVALQVLGIFFGSKASKKIYEASDKKLSNEEKYTTREEQVLAVVNDKGKVTRKEVVEILKVSDSTAGRILAGMEKVGKISQVGDFKDAYYIKSTGSKPENK